CTGCAATGATATGTAAGTGTGCACCAGGGTGCATCAGTACTGTACACAGTGACATCATTGTTGGATGTGGTTACAGGTGCACACTTGtgccccccccccaaaaaaaagtcttaaaaaagAAGTGAGGGTGATGGAACGCTGGTGTTAAGTGACTCTTTTAGCAGCTACAGCAACAGAAGAAGAGCGATACCTGTTAACAATTTGTTGGCCAACAGCGTTTAGTGTGAGGCCACACTAAAGAAGACGTGAACAATGTCGTCCTACACAGTAATACTGAAATCATAACTGGATGTTGTCTTCCACCTGCACTGACTTCAGTGGTCCAACTATGTGTCCAATATGTGTTTCTACGGAAGCCCAGGACGGCCGTGCTTTCAATTATTTTTGAATGCCATTATCCCAAGGTAACAAAGCTCATTTTCTCATGATGACGAGTTAATTTATCTTGTTATCTTAAGAAAATGAAAGGCCGAATTCTTGGGAAAATTGTAATTTATCATGACAGAACGACTGAAGAGAGGaccatacatacacacacttctctGCGGGGAAGGTTTGGGAGTTTTAAAGCAAACtatatgaacttttttttcatttttgccatTTGTTATAAGAATAGTttggctaaataaataaataagtataGACTTACATTCAGTGGTCAACTTAAAGCAGATGTGGTGCAGCctaaaaaaatctcaaaaaaatgaaaatgtaaatgaaaactGTTCTTGACTTCCACATGTTTCTTGTGAATCCCTTGTGATAAACAGTTTGAATCCCACATACTGGAGAAAAGGTTTGACATAATGACAATTTAATGATCCTTACTTCAAGTCAGATCAGTGGATCGTCACTCACTTctgtcagctctgtgttttcAAACTCCTCCAGCTGGCGCAGGAAGCCCAGATTGGGCCCTGCACACGGCCGAGCCGCCCGCACCGCCGCCAGAGACTCCACCCAGCCGCGCCCCGTCACCGTCATGATGTAAGCCACCACCAGAGTCACGCTACGGGACACTCCTGCAACACTGAGAGCACAGAGCCTCACAGTATGATGCTAGTTAATCACCACATATTCAGATTCTCTTATTTAGTGTACAAAGAAGTGAAACCCCTTTTTTCTAAAGATGTGGTTAAATAATGATTCTGCAAGTTTGATATGTGAAAAGATGAAAGGTGATGAGATTTATGATGAAAGTATGAACCAAACTTCAGTCCTGTTCGGTGACAGTGATgtggctgaaaatgaaaattgggTTAATAAAATAAGACGACCCCCAGATGAGCCAAATACTCATTATTATAGACAGAAATCAACCAAACCTGAAAATGTATGCTCCTTCCTTTCAACATCCTCACATGCAAATTACACCAGTTTCAGTTGTTCTCATGTACAGGATATTATGCACTAATGTCAAAGAcgtttttaatttgttatttgtaAAAATAGTTGAAGAGCACAACGCAGTGAATAACCAAAGACATAAGAGGAGTATTTTGTTTgcaaaaataagaaagaaaatctctgcaTGTTATATTAAGATAAAGTACATTaatacaggaaaaaaacaaccatctgtaattttattttcactcaccAGTGGACGAGGCAGCCCTCTCCTTTCAGCCGGGACTCGTGGATAAACATGATGCTGTCTCTGAAGTACTGAGTCCTGGTAAGATTCAACACACTGAATTAAAATGCAGATCTTGATGACAGAGACCTGAAAAAGATATATTTAACCACCAGCTAGGAAATATTTTACTATGTTCAACATAGTATCATGGCAGTTTATGAAGATTTGTCTAAAAagacatgaattaaaaaaaaaaatgtgtgactgCAGCATTACTATTTTCTGTGCCAGCACCACGTGTCTTGATGAATGgctgaatgaaacacaacatttatgaACCATAATTCAAGGTTCGTATCCAGTCTGTAGTTGGGTTTAAGTAATAAAAGCACTTTGGTTAATGTGAGGAAAggatattttgttgttttgtttttgttttgttgtttgatatttgttttaGTTAAAAGCTgttggactgtggatttctttgtgaaggactcgggtcgggTTTTCCACTTCAGTCCAAAGGATGCGGCTTCATATACATTAtcaagtgcctcgtctcagtgcctgtctccactccgctaacagagagcaaccgTAGCTAACGTTTGTTTACAAATGGagtccagcacaacacagaagttctacagagcccctttaaattcCATCACTATTTCACGAACTGCTGTGATACTGGGTTGCACTTTTAATAACAATATCTCTTAAAACTCTTGGAATTATTCCATGTATTTACTTAATGTTATTTGATTCAACTTTATAAAGTCCTGATGTTGTAGTCTGCAGTGTTTATTCAATCAAATATGGATTGCTGAATCAGTCCTACAGCCAGAGAAAAGGgcacatttttgtaaaatggTATGAACTGTTGGATCATATTAATCAGTTATTAATGGGATTGTTCCTACATGTGATCTTTTTCAAATGACTATTCTGTAACTAATAAACTATTCTGCATGGTTAATCTCTAAAATTAGACTCTTATCTGACTTTTATCCCCTCTTTTTTGCAACTACACTTGCCACGGATCATCAGATGGTTGGTACATCAGTTACTGAAGAACTCTCAAACACTGTATatatgcagtaaaagtactcacAGGTTCTGCTTGGAGTGGTCTGCAGCAGATATACACAGGTACGTCATGTCCTAGAGGGTGAAGGAGGGAGCATTTTTTGCATATGAatataatgaattaattaatgtaCAGCAGTTAACAAAGTGTCATAAGATCTTTCATCCTGTCAGGTCATCTGGGTCttaaccacttcctgtttctcggTAGATGGGACGGCCCCTGAAACCTTGCCCCTCTGACCCTGCCGATGTGGCAGGTCATAACATAACGaagttcgtgtgtgtgtgtgtttgtgtgtgtgtttctatacTGTGCACCTGGCAGCTGATGGTACATGCATGTGGACAGAAACTACCCCGTCCCGTTATGACTGCACGGCTGCAAAAACCCCTGAGCCCTCTGGGACACGCTGAGCTCTGGAAGTGCTCCAGACAGGTTAGCTCGCACACACCAGCCACAGATGAActactcacgcacacacacttcaacacaaacactaacTACACATATCTAAGGAGCATGTGTCATTCgtgtcattaatattgtaattgtTGACAGAAAAAGTCATGTCATGCAAACAAATACTGAGAAGTCTTATATCTTTGTACAATCGCTCTTAAAACTCCTCATGACCATGACTCAGTGATTTGTAATATACACCATAGACTGACAGGAAGCATGCATATACTCCCAGTCTACATGCAAACTGTAGATAAGTGCTGAATTAATTTTATTGACTTGCAAAAAGGCTCCAGTTTTGTTCTGTAAAACTAAACGTGTCATTTTATCCTGCAGTATGTTAATTAGAGCCACattctgtacagtaaatgtcaCATCAGACCTCTGAGATTTGGTGGTTGCAAATTCTACCTTCCTCTCTCAGGACCCATCGTGCTGTCTTCCAAGAAATCAATCAGTCAACAGTTTGACTGTTAGGTATGCAAATAAATCATCCCATCTGGCCATTCGGGCTAAACAGACCTGAGTCATCATTCACGCCACAGAACTCAAATAGCTGCATCATCCATATCAAATCATCCTGCGATTAAGATGAAACATTTGTGCAGCAGCTGGGATGAAAGAGCTGCTGGGTGAAGGGAAGTCAGACATAAAATCAGGCCCAAAAccctttttaaaagttttggtGGTTGACCAGTTTTGGTAGCGATACTGTAATACACAAGTTGCTGTTTCTCTTCAGCGTTCAATGAAACATACATGGATGGAGAAAGTGCAGAGAAATGTCTGAGCACTTTTCATGCTCGCTTTCAACAAGAAAAGATGAAAGTTGTGAAAGCGGACGCTGAAGATcaagattttcaaaaacaagtcaGACGGACTCGGAGACGGAGAATTTCACTGGAATAAAATGACGATTCAATTCAAATTTATATGGATCATTCATTATTACTCTGAAAggataatacattttaattctcCACTAACAGATTTTGCAGTGAGAAGCTATATTCTTACATCTGATACCAAATGGAAATCTACTTTCAACCTACCAGGTTCTCACAGTAGAATCAcctctttctctgcttctcaCACTCACTTGCTCACGTACACCCGAAAAAACACCTTTTGCCTCTCTTTCATACACAAACTGACACGTCTAAATGCAGCCATGAAAAGCCAGAAACCTCTTTTTTAATGTAGTTCCACTTTCAATACTTTATGGACTTCAAGCTGAGCTGAGCTAAAATCATCTTGTGGGGAAAATATCTTGTCGTGAACCGGCCTGCATCTGTATCACAGCTGCATCTGAGACTGAAAACtacattcacattttcagaTACTGAACGATATTGAAGCATCACGGTCAGTCAGAAGACTGCTTACTTGGTAAAACCTGGGTGAATTCCAGGTGAAGACAAAAGGACTTTCTATCAGAACATCTGACTTTCACACCGACTGAAGTGGTCTATTTCAGAAGCCTTtgataaaaatctatttgaCTTTGGTATAAGGGATATTACTTTACACCCTTTTATCCTTTCAAGATGAAATTACACTGACCTCATGACCCTCAGATAATAAATAGATTGTTGAGGATTAAACCTCAGAGAATAACTTCATGTAGAGCTGAAACTATTAGCTGATTATTCAATTGGGTAGAAAATTAGAGGTTTAGATAAATGATCGCTTGTTTAAGTTTTCTAGCACAAATTCTGAAAagtttctggttccagcttctcaaatatgtTCTGATACTTTTCAGACTAAACAATGAATCAGTTGattggaaaataaatcaacagtTTAATCAATGATGACAGTAGAGTTAGTTGCAACGCTGATGAAGATATTAAATCAGAAAAGACAGTGTAGAACTTCAGGTTTGCTGCCAACTTTTCACACTTTCAGAACGAGTACAAAGCAGCAGGGACACTGAGGGGGGAAACAACAGCGGTGAATTCAGGGGAAGTTGTGTACTTTGTGGGTGGTTTAATGTTGGCCAAGAGGGTCACACAGGTCAACATAAGAGCTCACCTCAAGGATGGGTGCAGCTGTGTCATGGATGGACAGGATGTGGGTGATGTTGTGCTGCGCCAACAGCTCCTTGTCTCGTGCATCTGCGGATCACAAAGAAAATCAAGAAATGTCATATTTCTTCCCATCCAATCACAAAGCACCCCATATGAGGTCTAACCTAAATTAAGCATTTTCTCCCCAACAACAGCCCCCCTCCTCTGAAGTCTCCCAAGCAAATGTGGTCTTATGGCTTAAAAGTGTTGCTCTTGTTTTGAACTGAAAGAAAAACCGGAAAACCAGTGTTTCTAAAACAGTGCAGCAGCTTGGGCCAAAAGCAAGAAACAGTAattgttttaatcaaattttGTTCTTTAAAAGGAAGCCAAATGTTTTCTACCTTGGACAGATGTGTCTTCAGCACTTTTTTCTCATGCTTTGCAAGTGTGCAGGATGCTGAGGCCACCTAAGACAAAGATGAGTCTGTAGCCACTGAACCCTCCTGCTACCCAAATCAATTAAACTAACCCCAATTTCACAGTCTGTATAAAAAActtcataaaatataaattggAACATAttcactgtatatatttatatgtatgtgtacatATAAATCAAAGATACTTGCAGAGGAAACACAATCTGTTTAGGCAGGTGTACTATAAGCCAGTGACTTGAAGGTCATAAACTGAAATGATTCTTGAGTGTGTCTGtcatgaagaaaatatttttatgggGTGTCAAGCGGCAGACACAACGTTACATGTTGTAACACAGTGTTCTCTTGAGCATAGACCAGTGAAACTGCCCTACAAAGCCAATATGCAGTCACTAGGCATACATATTTGGTCAAACTAGAATTAAGACTGGAATCTAAATGATTTGGCCATAGAAATGTATAAtttatgttaaaatgaatgtaaaattagcaataaatacaaaaagatTAAAACAGACAGCCAACTATCAGCTAAACCAAGAGAGCTACAACAAGCTAGCTGGTGAGATATCCACAGCTAAAGCTGAAAGTAAAGTTAGACTtcttaaatacacattttaaataaactgacatCTTGTTAATTCAATTTCATTCAACATAACAAAGTGCGGTCGTAGGTAAATTCAACTGTGTAGGCCAACAACAAAAACCTGGCCAATGCCAAAGCTAAGCCACGGCTACATATGTGGTCAAAACTGAATTCTGTTTTCCCATATACAAATTATTATGCCATATAAGTGTATAATTTCTGTATGTAAATACCCATTTTTGATAAAATCATATCTTGGTAAGTCAGTTTAATAACAAACTATGGCAGCAGTTAAATTCAAACATTATGTTCAATGAAAACCCAGCTAAACTCCTTTTAAAGCTAACGTAATTAGCTTAGCAGAGTAGCAGTATCTGCCATCTCAGTTTCTGGTGCAAATGGAATCTGTTGAAAAGCTCACACATTTGAATCTATGAGAGAGTGAATTTATTTAGGCCTACTGTCTTATTACTTTATATTGCCTTAAATGCCATAACATTCAGACATTACTCAGTATGCTGCCCAGCCCGAAAAAcctttcatttgaatgtttaCTCAACTCCACTGCTTCTGTAGTTACTGTTCTGCCTTGCATTGTAAAAGAATTAAGAGGTTTACTCTTccttgtaaaaaataaaacatactgaGCAAAATGGATAAAAGAAGATTAAGGCATGATTAATATGAAGAGTGTCAGATTTCTATTTGGCAATGATTCCTTGAACATGTCATGGTAACAGAAAGTGATCCATATTTATTAAACGTGTTCCTGTAACGTCACCAATTCATGTATGCACTCAAAAAACAGCCTAATCATTGCTTTCGCTGCTTTATGGAAAGATGTGCAGTAGGCCTGTAGTACACACCAGGGACACCCCCACACTGCGGGGCATCCCCTCCCACACCAACCCTCGTGTGGCCTTCCTCTAGCTGCTGACAGAAAGCTGCATACCAAcccccacacactcacatagaAGCAAAAAACACAGTGTGATAGTGTTTTTTTAACACCAAAATACACTACTTCAATCATTCTGCTGTGCACTGTGACTTCTTCACTCTATAGAAACTGAGCTCAGTGTAGCATCTCACCACATGCACACCCATATGAGGAACTGAAACATACTCTGTTACATTAtcctgaaaataaatcaattcaaaTGGCAAGAAGCAGGACATCTTACCTTTAATATTTCCTAGATAAAGATTAGGCAGGACCTAAAGAAAATTAGAAATGCAGTCAAAAGAAGGACGCAGAGGTTGTGAACATACAACAAGGTAATTACaatttgtttaattgtttaattgtgGAGATTTGATACTGTACCTTGTTTATTCCATTACCCATGTCAGCAAATAATGTCAAGAAAATCAACTTTAGGacacaaattgatttttttcaccagGTTATTAAAGCTGCTCAAGCTGTTTAGCTCCAGTTGAATCCTCTCCCCAGAAAGACAATCGGTCACTGGCTGTTACTTCGTCAAATCACCCTGACGGCTTTTTTCTGTGACCCAGGATATCATAAAGCCCTCGACGCGTCCGCAGCTCATGTGCTGAGTGCCACTTGATTGAGAATATGCTGCTTGGGATGATGTAATGTGACCTTAACAGTGGAACACCCTGCTTGGATATTTATATTTAGACCAAGGGTCGGTCATGGGACTGTAGATAGGCACATACCAGGCAGACAAAGATGGTTGAGAGCCAGCGGGCAGAGGAGAACAGATCCAGCAGTGAGTGACGTCTGGCTATCACTATCTGCTGAGACGTTACACCATATAAGGAGCTCCTCTGAATAAGGCTCAATTTAGATTATATTCCCAAGTTTTAAGACAAATtgcaatattacatttttttaaatgagcttcttagtttgactgtacattttccattattTAACATGAAAcatcttcagtgtttttcattttgtctgtgcTCCTCTTGGTTGGTTTGAAGTGGGCAGGAAGAGGTTGGAAA
This window of the Pagrus major chromosome 11, Pma_NU_1.0 genome carries:
- the LOC141004310 gene encoding dual specificity protein phosphatase 22-B-like — translated: MGNGINKVLPNLYLGNIKDARDKELLAQHNITHILSIHDTAAPILEDMTYLCISAADHSKQNLTQYFRDSIMFIHESRLKGEGCLVHCVAGVSRSVTLVVAYIMTVTGRGWVESLAAVRAARPCAGPNLGFLRQLEEFENTELTEYQAWWKDRYGKNSFNDEEEVETLLKKKSNSSSSSSSSSAITSSITPALGTRST